In the genome of Montipora foliosa isolate CH-2021 chromosome 3, ASM3666993v2, whole genome shotgun sequence, one region contains:
- the LOC137996884 gene encoding extracellular calcium-sensing receptor-like: MMLIFRGLDKFYSGLLLPTILSLVWQQVALTRDTVPGLKISKSGEVVIGGLFPVHVRGGFRSKYMSLAEAMIFAIEQINNDKTLLPNVTLGYDISDTNLINRRAMNSTLDYVNVHKFAFSSPQLNETCSILPSGQLAPVVAVVGTGTSRSSILVSNLLEVEDIPLISYAATSDELSSSAYPSFFRTVPPDRFQSKVMSDIARYFNWTYVAAIAADDAYGRSGIEFFRKHSKLERICIAYDNFFPMNDEKMAKIRKIIEELKLLENVGVIILYCDSTSALSVLREALKQGLKGKIWIASEAWGNHDAVIHKKELRPVLKGMLGVVFTELTVLSYKQYLLSRTSLYKSNPWWRVFWENQYNCSFTVTPSGSKKRCSDSLRVTEDIFEKSLYDSKTTYVINAVYAIAHALDAIFKCKSPPMSHCPRTRPYVDPKDVLEYLKKVNFTTETSNVFFDKNGDSLATYSIINYRVDKDTGGRVETVGNWEAQSLNFNSSAIVWNDGVTSRIPRSVCSETCKPGYRQTEEINCCWQCIKCSQDTVSSVYGAMNCTKCPVDHISNEERTKCITVPLERIHWGDPVGIIITFIACLGVLVTVLVGGVFIWKNNTPIVKASNRELSYLFLFSIAMTYLWALINLAEPNAIICPVSEAWLYIFYTISVVVLGVKTKRVVHLFEHRAPRSALTKAGFIEKRKHILIIVGIVGLDVFVLIIWFLLDPPHPEIDKSVRTSYYLGCKITSTLAGSLCRYLLVAILVTMSFVCVYFAFKSRKLPHNFNEGKFIAFALYVLVISWLTFYPVALTIRGKYTVVVSGSSSIISATGLLVCIFVPKMYIILLHPEKNTVLYMKSQISNHTFRRSPVDGEYRQKLHPSESSYSQQGSATSATSDVEFSEVPRIPKLSRTGEIQGSNKVITYL; the protein is encoded by the coding sequence ATGATGTTGATATTTCGTGGTTTGGATAAATTCTACTCCGGACTTTTGCTACCAACGATTTTGAGCCTTGTTTGGCAACAGGTAGCATTAACAAGGGACACTGTCCCAGGACTAAAAATTAGCAAGTCAGGAGAAGTTGTCATCGGCGGACTGTTTCCCGTTCACGTACGTGGAGGATTTAGGTCGAAATATATGTCTTTGGccgaagctatgatctttgcaatTGAACAAATCAACAACGACAAAACCCTTTTGCCTAACGTTACGCTCGGATATGATATCTCGGATACAAACCTCATAAATCGTCGCGCTATGAACTCCACTTTGGATTACGTAAATGTTCACAAATTTGCATTCAGCAGTCCACAACTAAACGAGACGTGCAGCATTTTGCCTTCGGGTCAGCTGGCCCCGGTCGTTGCGGTTGTAGGAACTGGAACGTCGAGATCGTCGATTCTGGTGTCCAATTTGTTAGAAGTTGAGGATATACCACTTATCAGCTATGCCGCTACAAGCGACGAACTCAGTAGCAGTGCATATCCATCGTTTTTTCGCACCGTGCCCCCGGATCGCTTTCAATCTAAAGTGATGTCGGATATTGCCCGATATTTTAATTGGACTTACGTGGCTGCCATAGCCGCTGACGATGCCTACGGTAGATCGGGGATAGAATTCTTCCGCAAACATTCCAAACTCGAAAGAATCTGCATCGCTTACGACAATTTCTTCCCCATGAATGACGAGAAAATGGCCAAGATTCGAAAGATAATCGAGGAGCTTAAACTATTGGAAAATGTGGGCGTGATTATCTTGTATTGTGATAGCACCTCAGCCCTGAGCGTGCTAAGAGAAGCTTTAAAACAGGGCCTGAAAGGAAAAATATGGATTGCTAGTGAAGCCTGGGGAAATCACGACGCTGTTATCCATAAGAAAGAGCTTCGGCCAGTCCTCAAGGGAATGTTGGGGGTTGTTTTTACTGAACTTACAGTCCTTTCATATAAGCAATATCTGTTGTCACGCACATCCCTCTACAAGTCTAACCCTTGGTGGAGGGTATTTTGGGAAAACCAATATAATTGCAGTTTCACTGTTACTCCCTCCGGTAGCAAGAAGCGTTGCTCCGACAGCCTGAGAGTCACGGAGGACATTTTTGAAAAGAGCCTGTATGACAGTAAAACTACCTATGTTATCAACGCTGTGTACGCAATCGCACATGCGTTAGACGCCATTTTCAAGTGTAAATCCCCTCCAATGAGCCATTGCCCGCGAACGAGACCTTACGTTGACCCTAAAGATGTCTTGGAATATTTGAAGAAAGTCAACTTCACGACTGAAACGTCGAACGTCTTTTTTGATAAAAACGGCGACTCCCTAGCTACTTATAGTATCATAAACTACCGAGTGGATAAAGACACCGGAGGACGCGTAGAGACGGTAGGGAATTGGGAAGCACAGAGCCTCAACTTTAACTCAAGTGCCATTGTTTGGAACGACGGGGTAACGAGTAGAATCCCGCGATCGGTTTGCAGTGAAACGTGTAAGCCGGGATACCGACAGACGGAAGAGATAAACTGTTGTTGGCAATGCATCAAATGTTCTCAGGACACAGTTTCGAGCGTCTATGGGGCCATGAATTGCACTAAATGTCCCGTGGATCACATCTCAAACGAGGAACGCACAAAATGCATCACAGTACCCCTGGAGCGCATTCACTGGGGCGACCCCGTAGGGATAATTATTACCTTTATTGCCTGCCTGGGTGTGCTCGTTACAGTACTTGTTGGTGGTGTGTTTATATGGAAAAACAACACACCAATTGTGAAAGCCTCCAATCGAGAACTCAGTTACCTATTTCTCTTTAGCATTGCCATGACCTATCTGTGGGCGCTGATAAACTTAGCAGAACCCAACGCTATCATCTGCCCAGTATCAGAAGCGTGGCTTTACATCTTTTACACCATTTCCGTCGTTGTCCTTGGGGTCAAGACAAAGCGTGTTGTGCATTTGTTTGAACATCGCGCTCCGCGATCTGCACTCACCAAAGCCGGTTTCATCGAGAAGCGCAAACATATTCTTATCATTGTCGGTATTGTGGGCTTAGATGTTTTTGTTCTCATTATCTGGTTTCTTTTGGATCCTCCGCACCCAGAAATAGACAAATCCGTGAGAACATCTTACTATCTCGGATGTAAGATCACGTCTACGCTTGCGGGAAGCCTCTGCCGTTATCTGCTTGTTGCCATTTTGGTCACCATGTCGTTTGTCTGCGTTTACTTTGCGTTCAAATCCAGGAAACTTCCACACAATTTCAACGAAGGCAAATTCATTGCGTTTGCGCTCTATGTGCTGGTCATATCGTGGCTGACATTCTATCCAGTTGCTTTGACGATTCGcgggaaatacactgttgtggTGTCTGGCTCGTCTTCAATCATTTCGGCAACTGGTCTGCTTGTGTGCATCTTTGTGCCTAAGATGTACATCATCCTCTTGCATCCTGAGAAAAATACGGTGCTTTACATGAAGAGCCAAATTTCTAACCATACCTTCCGTCGGAGCCCTGTCGACGGAGAATACCGACAAAAGTTACATCCTTCGGAAAGCAGCTATTCCCAGCAAGGATCAGCGACATCCGCAACCAGTGACGTTGAGTTTTCCGAGGTACCAAGAATCCCAAAACTGTCACGCACCGGTGAAATTCAAGGCAGTAATAAGGTTATCACCTATTTATAA
- the LOC137995298 gene encoding uncharacterized protein — translation MATNLLNNVRNTLAGLPISNVYGWLDSTVALHWIRGSGEFKQFVQNRVTKIRAQSDMVWRHVSSEENPADLASRGGSVNGSTLWWNGPEWLANRKEWPPNPVTSACPATEVEVKTIREVLSLAQPKNSNDRVEDVLEKHELKYAVRVVTWIARFITNCKTPKKLTGLLTADELENVKLGWIRRTQRQATTMPNYPHIKSRLNLQPNKDGLLECRGRIQGKYPIYLKEDATFTRKLVRRVHCETLHGGVEITMAAIREKFWVPRLRRLVKKVTKNCWRCKRFQATAIAAPPPGPLPTNRTEGTTAFEVAGVDFAGPIRYRKGSNREGKAYIALFACSLTRGVHLELLPSLERGRSFHA, via the coding sequence ATGGCAACCAACTTACTCAACAACGTGAGAAACACTTTGGCGGGTCTACCAATTTCCAACGTGTACGGCTGGTTGGACAGCACTGTTGCCCTGCATTGGATACGAGGGAGCGGAGAGTTTAAGCAGTTTGTCCAGAACAgggtgacgaagattagagcaCAGTCAGATATGGTGTGGCGACATGTCAGCTCCGAAGAGAATCCAGCCGACTTAGCCAGCCGCGGGGGATCAGTGAATGGATCTACACTCTGGTGGAACGGGCCTGAGTGGCTTGCTAATCGGAAGGAATGGCCACCTAATCCAGTGACTTCAGCTTGCCCAGCGACAGAGGTCGAAGTCAAAACTATACGAGAAGTACTATCACTGGCACAGCCCAAAAATTCAAACGACAGGGTGGAAGATGTGTTAGAGAAGCACGAACTAAAATATGCCGTGAGAGTTGTCACATGGATTGCAAGGTTCATAACCAACTGCAAGACACCCAAGAAACTAACAGGGCTATTGACAGCTGATGAATTAGAGAACGTGAAGTTGGGATGGATCAGACGAACACAACGGCAAGCCACGACGATGCCGAACTATCCTCATATCAAGAGCAGATTAAATCTTCAACCGAACAAGGACGGACTTCTGGAGTGCCGCGGGCGTATCCAAGGAAAGTACCCAATATATCTGAAAGAAGACGCCACGTTTACAAGAAAGTTAGTGAGACGGGTGCACTGCGAGACCCTGCACGGGGGAGTAGAAATAACAATGGCGGCAATCAGGGAAAAGTTCTGGGTCCCAAGATTAAGGCGTCTTGTGAAGAAAGTGACTAAGAATTGCTGGAGATGTAAGCGGTTTCAGGCGACAGCAATAGCAGCACCCCCTCCAGGTCCCTTGCCGACCAATAGGACAGAAGGAACCACAGCATTCGAAGTTGCAGGCGTGGATTTCGCAGGCCCCATTCGCTATCGTAAAGGGAGTAACCGAGAAGGAAAGGCCTACATCGCCCTGTTTGCCTGCAGTTTAACGCGAGGTGTCCATCTTGAGCTGTTACCAAGCCTAGAACGGGGACGTTCCTTCCATGCCTGA
- the LOC137995297 gene encoding uncharacterized protein, giving the protein MKIADKESAEEVKKWNDQIEEKITEADDNVLRLEEWLKKAKREENQKIREEELDYERHLFETRLKFQTELNAVKSNKAEGSESANNSGDPVTGLEAKLPKLVITKFSGTFQDWPRFWGQFSEAIDKSSIASVTKFSYLRELLAPKLRMSIEALPFSAEGYNRAVAILKDTYGKDSEIVKAYKL; this is encoded by the coding sequence ATGAAGATAGCCGACAAGGAGAGCGCCGAGGAAGTAAAGAAATGGAATGATCAAATCGAGGAAAAGATAACCGAGGCAGATGACAACGTTTTAAGGTTAGAGGAATGGCTCAAAAAGGCCAAGAGAGAGGAGAATCAGAAGATCCGAGAAGAAGAGCTTGATTACGAACGACACCTTTTCGAAACGCGTCTAAAATTTCAAACCGAGTTGAATGCAGTCAAATCGAACAAAGCTGAGGGAAGTGAATCCGCGAACAACAGTGGTGACCCAGTGACTGGGTTGGAAGCAAAATTGCCGAAGTTAGTGATTACCAAATTCAGCGGCACGTTCCAAGATTGGCCACGATTCTGGGGGCAATTCAGTGAAGCGATTGACAAGTCAAGTATTGCTAGCGTTACCAAGTTTTCCTATTTAAGAGAACTGTTGGCTCCGAAACTGAGAATGTCCATAGAAGCTCTTCCATTTTCTGCTGAGGGATACAATCGTGCTGTTGCTATCTTAAAGGATACGTATGGGAAAGACTCAGAAATCGTGAAGGCCTacaaattataa